Within Vicinamibacteria bacterium, the genomic segment CGGGAGAAGAAATCTTCCACCGCCCGGGCAGGGTCTCCCTGGTAGAAGGCATCACGCGCCGCTCGGATTCCCTCAGAGCGTGACGCTCCATCGGCAAGCGCCTTCTCTTCCGCTTTCATCATGGTGCGGATGAGCTTTCCCAGGTCGCCGTTTTTCATTCGGTCACCCAGCCTCTGGTGCCCGACGCCGTTTGGGAACCAGAACTGGACGTTGTAGGGAAATGCGGTGATCTCTTCCTGCTGAGTGTCGAGAAGCCCTTTTTGATGCTTGTAGAGATGATAGCCGCTTTCGGCGATCTCGAGCGCGGGCTGAACGGCTTCCTCGAAACTGAATGTGCCGTAGCGGTCGAGAGCGGCGAGCCAGACGTCGACGTCGGCGGGAATGAGGGCGGTGTTGATCGCCGTCTTACCATGCTCCTGAAAGTGCGCGAGAGTAGCCTTTGCCGGAGTCGTTCCCGCCCCGACGCGGGTCAAGACCTCACGGTCCCTGGAGCTGTACAGAATGAGAGGCGCCACTCCGGTCCAGCCGGCGTAGCCCATCTTGGTGACTTTGAGCGCCATGGCCGCGGTGACGCCGGCATCGAAGGCGTTGCCGCCCCGGCGAAAGGCCTCCATGCCCGCGAGTGTCGCGAGGTAATGCCCGCTCGAGATCACCCCCCGGCTCCCCATCACTCGAGGTCGCATCGCTTCGATACTCTGGTCGTCGTACACATGCCCGTAGGAGTTGAAGGGTCGAATCGTCTCGAGAACCGGGGTTTCTCGTTCCTGCGCATCGGCGGCTAAACACGCCAGACTCGTCATGAGCAGAGCCATCAGCCTCATAGATCCCCTCCTGTCGACTTCGAAAACGACGGACTCCGTAAACGTGTTACCTGCGGTCTCAAAGGAACTCTGACGGTGAAGACCGAGCCCTCGCCCAGACGACTGTCGACGGTCAGTTCGCCCCCGTGCTGTTTGACGATTTGACTCGATATGGCCAACCCCAGCCCGGCACCCACTCGTTCGGCTTTGGTGCTGAATACCGGATCGAAGATGGACTTCAGCCGATGCTCGCTAATTCCCTTGCCGCTATCCCGGAACGAAAGGCGAGCCATCTCGCCTTCCACCGACGTACTAATTGCGATCGTGCCCCGGCCCGCGATGGCCTGAGAAGCGTTTTTGAGCAGGTTGAGGAAGACCTGATTGAGGTCAGCCGGATGACAGATGACGGAGGGAAGGTCTCCGTAGTCGCGCACCACGTCGACCCTTCCCGCGAGCTCGGCGTGCAGTAGCGCCAGGGCATCTTCGATGCCTTCGTGGAGATTCGCCGGCTTCAGCTCCGCTTCATCGAGTCGAACGAAGCCGCGCAGCCGCCGAACGATTTCCATGATGCGATCCGCCCCGCAGCGGATGATGGAGTCCGCCTCCTCGATCGCCGTGAGCGTCGACCGAACGCGATTCTCCCGATGGCCGAGCTCCGTAGCATTCAAGTCCTCCGCGAGCCTGGCCACCGCGGTCGCCAGGGTGTTCTGCACGCTGTTGATGGCTCCCAGCGGAGAATTGAACTCATGCGTGATGCTCGCCACCAGGCTGCTGAGCGCGGCAATCTTCTCGGCCTCGATGAGCTGCGCCTGAGCTGCCCGGAGCTTCTCGTGCGCTTTCTCGAGGGCCCGTTGCGCCTTCTTCTTGTCGGTCACGTCCCGGGCGATGCCCAGAACCCACTCGACGTCTCCGTTCGCGTTCTTGAGGCAAGACGCGTTCGAGGTGTGCCATCGCCAGCTCCCGTCCTTGTGCCGAACGCGGTACTCGATGCCGCTCTGCTTTTCTCCCGTCCGGACGACGAGGGCGAGGAAATCGTAACAGGCTCGACGGTCGTCGGGATGGACGAACGGCGCGAAGCTCTTGCCCATGATCTCCGACACGTCATGGCCGAGTACTTCCGGCCAGTTGGGCGACACGTAGCTCATGATCCCGTCGGGCGTCAGCACGAAAATGATGTCATTGGCGTTCTCCACGAGACCGCGGAATTTACGCTCGCTGTCCGAGAGCGCCCGCTCGGCCGCTTTCCTCTCGGTGATCTCGTTGAGACCCACCACCAGGACGTCTTCGCCTCTGAGCCTTGCCCTGGCCACCGAGGCAAGCGCCCAGCGTTCCCGGCCCTCCTTGTCTCGAAGGCGTAGCTCGTAGTCGGTCACCCGCCCTGCCCGTTCTAGCTCGGCAAGGAGCGCTTTCCGATCCGCCGGACTCTGATAGAAATCCGGAGTCTTGTTCCCCACGAGCTCGCGGGCCGTCAAGCCCACGAGCTCGGCAATACGGTCGTTCGCGTAGAGAACCTCGCCGTCGGATAGACGGCTGATGAGGAGCGGGAACGGGGCGGCGTCCAGAATCGTCCCGAGCTCATCCGAATGATCGTTGGTCGTCGGCTTCCCCATCAGACTCCGGGTCACCGAGAAGTCTACGACCTGACGCCCCGATGTCAAAAGCGCCGCCCGTCATGCGTGCCCGACTCGTGACCTGTGGCGTCGAGCGGATTCTCGGCTCATCGCTGGGCGACGCTCTGGTTTTCGGTCGGCGGGGCCTGCTCGGTTCCGGGTGCCTTTACATGAGTGTCGAACCATTCGAGCCACCGCGCCCAGAGATCGAGGTACGTTTCTCTCGCTCGGGGCCCGTGCGACTCGAAGGGATAGAGGTACAGGACCGCCGTCTTTCCCAGCCCGGTGAGGGCCTGCATCATCCGCTCCGATTGGATCGGAAAGGTGCCGGTGTTGTTGTCGTCGAGGCCGTGGTACATCAGAAGCGGCGTATCGATGTGGTCCGCCTGGAAGAACGGTGACATCTCGAAGTAGACGTGTGGATTCTCCCAGAGGAAACGTCGCTCGCTCTGGAAACCCATGGGCGTGAGGGTTCGATTGTAGGCGCCGTCGCCGGCGATCCCCGCCTTGAAGTAGGGCGTGTGGGCAAGGAGGTTGGCCGTGGCGAACGCGCCATAGCTGTGCCCGCCGTGACCGATACGATCGATGTCGACGTAGCCGAGCTCGTCGACCTTCCGGATGGCGGCATAGAGGCTGTCCACGAGGTGTTGGACGTAGTTGTCGTTGTAGGTGCGGTCTTTGCGGATGATGGGAACGTCGGGGTGGATGAGAGCGTAACCCTGGGTCAGCCAGATGTCGGACCAACGCAGGTAGCTGAGCTCGTTGTGCCGGTTGTGGGCGCGGTCACGAATGGCATCGCGACGGTACTCCTTTTCCGAGGAGTACTCCGAGGGATAGGTCCAGAAGATCGCGGGAACGCGCTCGCCCGCCCGATAACCCAGGGGAAGTGAGATCCGCGCTTGCACCACGAGGCCGTCACGCCGGGTGAACTCGAAATCGACGCGCTCGACGGCCGTGAGCTCGGGAAACGGATCCCGGTTGTTCGTGAGGTTCACCATCTCCGCGTCGGAGCTCCATAGGAAGCTGTCGGGGAAGTTGGTCCGGGTCTCCCGGCTCACCGTCATGCGCGTCAAATCGGCGTCGAGCGGCACGAGTGGCTGCTCGTAGGCGTCCTCGCGCCCTTCGAACAGGCGCTCTTTGCTTCCGTCGGCGATGCGAATCCGATCGATGAAAGGCTGGGGCTCGAAATCCTCTGCGTAGCCGGAACCCTT encodes:
- a CDS encoding gamma-glutamyltransferase, giving the protein MRLMALLMTSLACLAADAQERETPVLETIRPFNSYGHVYDDQSIEAMRPRVMGSRGVISSGHYLATLAGMEAFRRGGNAFDAGVTAAMALKVTKMGYAGWTGVAPLILYSSRDREVLTRVGAGTTPAKATLAHFQEHGKTAINTALIPADVDVWLAALDRYGTFSFEEAVQPALEIAESGYHLYKHQKGLLDTQQEEITAFPYNVQFWFPNGVGHQRLGDRMKNGDLGKLIRTMMKAEEKALADGASRSEGIRAARDAFYQGDPARAVEDFFSR
- a CDS encoding PAS domain S-box protein; this translates as MTRSLMGKPTTNDHSDELGTILDAAPFPLLISRLSDGEVLYANDRIAELVGLTARELVGNKTPDFYQSPADRKALLAELERAGRVTDYELRLRDKEGRERWALASVARARLRGEDVLVVGLNEITERKAAERALSDSERKFRGLVENANDIIFVLTPDGIMSYVSPNWPEVLGHDVSEIMGKSFAPFVHPDDRRACYDFLALVVRTGEKQSGIEYRVRHKDGSWRWHTSNASCLKNANGDVEWVLGIARDVTDKKKAQRALEKAHEKLRAAQAQLIEAEKIAALSSLVASITHEFNSPLGAINSVQNTLATAVARLAEDLNATELGHRENRVRSTLTAIEEADSIIRCGADRIMEIVRRLRGFVRLDEAELKPANLHEGIEDALALLHAELAGRVDVVRDYGDLPSVICHPADLNQVFLNLLKNASQAIAGRGTIAISTSVEGEMARLSFRDSGKGISEHRLKSIFDPVFSTKAERVGAGLGLAISSQIVKQHGGELTVDSRLGEGSVFTVRVPLRPQVTRLRSPSFSKSTGGDL